Sequence from the Streptomyces peucetius genome:
TACGCGGCCGCCGCCACGGCGGGCGTCAGCGGCGCGTCCCCGGTGCGCAGGTTCAGCTCCGCGCCCGCCGTCCGTACCAGTTGCGGAAGCGCCGCGAGGTCCGGCAGCGGGCCGTCGCAGTCCGGGCCGTCGGCGCGCAGCACCTCGAGCGTCGTGCGCAGTTCGCCGCGCGCGGTACGGCAGGTCTCCGCGATGTCGTCCAGTGCCTTGGCGATCGCGGCCCGGTCGAGGCGGTCGGGGTCGACGCTCAGGACGTGGGAGGCGACGGAGGTCTGGACGCCGATGAGGGTGATGGAGTGCGCGAGGAGGTCGTGCAGATCGCGGGCGATCCGCAGCCGTTCCTCGGCGACACGGCGGGCTGCCTCCTCCTCACGGGTGCGCTCGGCCCGCTCGGCACGGCCCACCACGGAGGCGATGTAGCGGCGGTAGGTGCGTACGTCGACGCCGCAGACCAGTACGGCGAGGATCCAGCCGGAGGTGCGCAGCGACTCCAGGCCCTCGTGGGTGCCGACGTTGAACATGATCGTCAGGGTGACGCCGATGACGAGACAGCCGACGAAGAACGTGTACAGGGGGCGTGCGGTGACCGCCACGGTGTAGAGGGCGAGCAGGGACGCCGGTACGGGCGCGGCGTGGGTGTTGTCCAGCGCGTGGTACGGCCCGACGCAGGCCACCACGGCGAGGAGTACGGGCCCGGGGTACGCCCGCCGCCACACCAGGGGCACGACGCTTCCCGCGAGGAGCACCCACCCCAGGGCGTCCGGCCTGCGGCCGTGGTCGACGAGAAGCGCGAGCGCGAGGGAGAGGGCGCCGAAGGCCGCGGCGATGAAGGCGTCGTTGCGGGTGCGGTGGGGGACGGTGAGGGGGTCGCGGCTGATCGCGTCGATCACGCGCTCGCCGAAGCGGGGGCGGGTGGGGGCGAGTGTGTGCGGCACGGGTCCATCCTGAGCCAGTAGTTGCATTTCCCCCACCCCGCCCTTCCCCGCTGTGGGAAGGGCGGGGTCGGGGGCGGGGCCCCGCGGGCTACGGGCGGCGGCTGAGCCGGCCGGGCCACCACACGCGTCGTCCCAGCAGCAGACTCGCCGACGTCACCAGGTACGTACGCACCAGGAAGGTGTCCAGCAGCACGCCCACCGCCACCAGGAAGCCCATCTCGAAGAGCGGCACCAGCGGCAGGTTCATCAGGACGGTGAACGTGGCGGCGAGCACGATGCCCGCCGAGGCGATCACGCCGCCGGTCGTGCGCAGCGCGGTGAGCGCCGCCGCCGCGGGCTCCGCGCCCGCCAGGGCCTCCTCGCGCATCCGATGCATCAGGAAGATGCCGTAGTCGACGCCGAGGGCGACGAGGAAGACGAAGGAGAGCAGCGGCATGCTCGGGTCGAGCCCTTCGAAGCCGAAGACCGGTTCGAAGAGGAGTCCGCCGAGCCCCATGACGGCTCCCCACACGGCCACCACGGCGGCGGTGAGCATCAGCGGTGCGACGATGCTGCGCAGCAGGACCATGAGGATCAGCAGCACCGCGGCGAGCACGAGCGGGATCACGATCTTCTGATCACGGGCGTTGGTGTCGGCCAGATCCATTTGCTGGGCGCTCGGCCCGCCGACGTGGCTGCCTTCGAGGCCGGCGCGCAGTGCCTTGATGGTGGCGCTCTCGCCCGCCGTCTCCGGCGCGTCCTTCGCGAAGACGGTGATCTCGGTCCAGCCGCCGCCGGAGCGGCCGGCTCGCGCCGAAGCCACGCCTTCGGTGCCCTGTGCCTCGGCCAGGGCCTCGGCGGCGCGGCCGGTGGGTGTGACGACGGTGATGGGCTGGGTGCCCTGTCCCGGGTAGGCCTCGGTGAGGACCTTCATCGCGGCCACGGACTCGGGCTGCTGCGTGAAGCTGTCCTCCTGTGCGAGGTTGCCGGGCAGGTTGAACGCGCCGAGGGCGAGCGCGCCGAGCAGCAGCACACCGGAGACGAGGACGGCGGCCGGACGGCGGCCGGCGGAGCTGCCCATGGCGGCGAAGACCGAGCGGCGCTGCTTGGGCTCGGAACCGTACGCGGGCACCAGCGGCCAGAAGACGCGGCGCCCGAGCAGCACGAGCACGGCGGGCAGCAGGGTCAGCATGGCGGCCAGGGCGCACACGACGCCGACGGCGCCGACCGGTCCGAGGCCGCTGGCGCTGTTCAGGTCGGCGGCGAGCAGGCACAGCAGGCCCGCCGCGACCGTGCCCGACGAGGCGAGGACGGCGGGGCCGCAGCCGCGCAGGGCGGCGAGCATGGCGTCGTACGGCCGCTCGATGCGCCGCAGTTCCTCGCGGTAGCGGGCGACGAGCAGCAGGGCGTAGTCGGTGCCCGCGCCGAAGACCAGGACGGTCATGACGGCGGCGCTCTGACTGGTGACGGTCAGGTCGAAGCCCTGGATGAGCCCGTAGACGAGTGCCTGCGAGGCGACGGCGGCGGCGCCGACGACGGTGAGGGGCACGAGCCACAGGAAGGGGCTGCGGTAGGTGAGGATCAGCAGCACGGCGACGACGAGGACGGTCGCCAGCATGAGCGTGCCGTCGATGGTCTCGAAGACCTTCTCCATGTCGGTCATCAGGGCGCCGGGCCCGCCGAGGGCGGCGTCGAGCCCTTCGACGGGTGCGGCGTCCAGCCGTTCCCGCACGTCGTCGACGAGGGCGATGCGCGCGTCGTTGTCGGTGCCGGGCTCGGTGGTCGACATCGGGTACATCAGGGTGGTGCCGTCCTCGGACGGGATGCCCTGCGGCGGGGGGCCGTCGAACGCGTGGGCGCCGGTGATCAGGTCGATCTGCTCCTGCGCGTGGGAGCGGTCGGCGGCGGTGAGGCCGCCGTCCCGGTGGTAGACGACGACCAGTTCCGTCGACTCCCCGCCGGGGAGGGCCTGTTCGATCCTGGCGACCTGTGTGGAGTCGGCACTCGCCGGCAGGTAGTCGACGACGTTGTCCCGCTGGGCGTCGGCGAGTTGGCCGGCGAAGGGCAGGGCGAGCGCGATGACCGCGGCCCACAGTGCCACCACGGCCCACGGCACGGCACGCCGACCGCCCGGGCGGGCGGGTGGCTTCGCCGGTGGTGTCTCGCGTGCGGTCAGTACGGGCCCCATGGGCGTCTCCCCTTCGTACGGGCGTCCGGTGACTGGATGCGTCACCAGCGTCCCGTCGCGGGGAGGCGGATTCGTCGCGCGCGAGGGCGAGATGGCCCGTACTCCGCGGGGCGGCATGCCGGCGGCCGTACTCCCCGTGGAGTACGCGGCCGTTCAGGGGGCGGACCGGTCGGGTCAGAAGGGGGCGCGGGCCGTCTCCATCAGGCGCACCGTGTCGTCCTCGTCCAGTTGCAGCGCCGCGCCCACGGTGGTGAGGACCTCGCGCTCGGCCTGGGTGTAGGGCCCGTCGGCGAGGGCGATCCGTGCGCCCTGGAGCAGGATCGACTCGCGTCCGGCGGGGGCCAGGTGCGGGGCGAGCGGTTCGAGCGCCTCGTGGAGTTCGATGGCGAGCGCCGCGCCGTAGGGGCCGGCATCCGCGATGTACCGGCCGGTGTCGGCGGCGAGCGCCTCGATCAGGGAGGTGAGCTGGTCCTCGGTGCAGTCGTCGAGCCCGGCGGCGCGCACGGTGTGGACCGCGGTCTCGCGGACGCTGCGGGAGGAGGTGCCGCCGGAGGCGAGCACGGCGAGGGCGACGGTGTGCACCGCGTCCCTGAGCATCGCCGAGAAGCGGCTGGTGGTGGGGTGGTCGAGGGCGTCCGTACTGAAGTGGCCGTGGCAGGCGGCGCATTCGACGACGGGTCCGGCGAGGCCGCGCGGCAGCAGCGGAACGCCGAGGACCGCGAAGCGGCGGCGGCCGGTGCGGCGGCGGTAGTTGCGGTCGCCTCCGCAGTCGGGACAGAAGAACTCGCCGTCGCCGACGGTGTTCCAGGACGTGTGAATGCCGCATACCCGCAGTTTTCGGACGGACATTCCCCGGGCTGGCAGCACCTCGCACCTCCATCACGCTGCGGCAGCGCTGCCGCGTTGACGTGATGTTAGCCACATGAACGATGTCGCGTCAGCACCCCGGAGGAGGTGTGAATCGACATGGCTGATTCCGCTCCCCGGCACAACTGCGTGCACAGCAGCGCAAAACGCCGGACCTGCTCACGATCGAGCAGGCCCGGCGTCCGGGACCGAAGTGCGGGTGTGTCAGCGCGCCGCGCGGTTGACGGCCGAGACGACCGCCTTCAGCGAGGCGCGCGTGGTGTTGGCGTCGATGCCGATGCCCCACAGCACCTGGCCGTCGATCGCGCACTCGATGTAGGAGGCTGCCTGCGCGGACGCGCCCTCGCTCATCGT
This genomic interval carries:
- a CDS encoding sensor histidine kinase, with product MQLLAQDGPVPHTLAPTRPRFGERVIDAISRDPLTVPHRTRNDAFIAAAFGALSLALALLVDHGRRPDALGWVLLAGSVVPLVWRRAYPGPVLLAVVACVGPYHALDNTHAAPVPASLLALYTVAVTARPLYTFFVGCLVIGVTLTIMFNVGTHEGLESLRTSGWILAVLVCGVDVRTYRRYIASVVGRAERAERTREEEAARRVAEERLRIARDLHDLLAHSITLIGVQTSVASHVLSVDPDRLDRAAIAKALDDIAETCRTARGELRTTLEVLRADGPDCDGPLPDLAALPQLVRTAGAELNLRTGDAPLTPAVAAAAYRIVQESLTNAVRHGGSGVRITVTVVRDGDALRVEVTDDGNAPAPVHGSGFGILGMRERARSVGGTLAAGPRGDVPGFEVAATLPLQPSEAAV
- a CDS encoding MMPL family transporter, giving the protein MGPVLTARETPPAKPPARPGGRRAVPWAVVALWAAVIALALPFAGQLADAQRDNVVDYLPASADSTQVARIEQALPGGESTELVVVYHRDGGLTAADRSHAQEQIDLITGAHAFDGPPPQGIPSEDGTTLMYPMSTTEPGTDNDARIALVDDVRERLDAAPVEGLDAALGGPGALMTDMEKVFETIDGTLMLATVLVVAVLLILTYRSPFLWLVPLTVVGAAAVASQALVYGLIQGFDLTVTSQSAAVMTVLVFGAGTDYALLLVARYREELRRIERPYDAMLAALRGCGPAVLASSGTVAAGLLCLLAADLNSASGLGPVGAVGVVCALAAMLTLLPAVLVLLGRRVFWPLVPAYGSEPKQRRSVFAAMGSSAGRRPAAVLVSGVLLLGALALGAFNLPGNLAQEDSFTQQPESVAAMKVLTEAYPGQGTQPITVVTPTGRAAEALAEAQGTEGVASARAGRSGGGWTEITVFAKDAPETAGESATIKALRAGLEGSHVGGPSAQQMDLADTNARDQKIVIPLVLAAVLLILMVLLRSIVAPLMLTAAVVAVWGAVMGLGGLLFEPVFGFEGLDPSMPLLSFVFLVALGVDYGIFLMHRMREEALAGAEPAAAALTALRTTGGVIASAGIVLAATFTVLMNLPLVPLFEMGFLVAVGVLLDTFLVRTYLVTSASLLLGRRVWWPGRLSRRP
- a CDS encoding TerB family tellurite resistance protein, with protein sequence MSVRKLRVCGIHTSWNTVGDGEFFCPDCGGDRNYRRRTGRRRFAVLGVPLLPRGLAGPVVECAACHGHFSTDALDHPTTSRFSAMLRDAVHTVALAVLASGGTSSRSVRETAVHTVRAAGLDDCTEDQLTSLIEALAADTGRYIADAGPYGAALAIELHEALEPLAPHLAPAGRESILLQGARIALADGPYTQAEREVLTTVGAALQLDEDDTVRLMETARAPF